The Novosphingobium kaempferiae genome includes a window with the following:
- a CDS encoding OmpH family outer membrane protein → MTTKNILALAAGLALTAVASQPALAQKKGAAAAAPAAGGNIVQGLGVASFDAVIANSNAFKTAETQRQTTFKAQFDQAQTRQTALNAQIKPLIDKFNADRQGGKVAQAALEQQAGSIQQIQENGKAELQRILQPVGLSQAYVNEQIEDKLNDAVKAAMTKKGVSILISPDAILAVNGGAYNLNQDILNELNTAIPSAQLVPPAGWEPRQVREQRAQAAAAQGQAAPAAGAPATQPSGR, encoded by the coding sequence ATGACTACCAAGAACATCCTCGCGCTGGCCGCTGGCCTCGCGCTTACCGCCGTCGCATCGCAGCCCGCGCTTGCGCAGAAGAAGGGTGCCGCTGCTGCCGCTCCCGCCGCCGGTGGCAACATCGTGCAGGGCCTCGGCGTTGCCAGCTTCGACGCCGTGATCGCCAACTCGAACGCGTTCAAGACCGCCGAGACGCAGCGCCAGACCACCTTCAAGGCGCAGTTCGACCAGGCGCAGACCCGCCAGACCGCGCTCAACGCCCAGATCAAGCCGCTGATCGACAAGTTCAACGCCGACCGTCAGGGCGGCAAGGTCGCTCAGGCCGCTCTCGAGCAGCAGGCCGGTTCGATCCAGCAGATCCAGGAGAACGGCAAGGCCGAACTCCAGCGCATCCTGCAGCCCGTCGGCCTCTCGCAGGCCTACGTGAACGAGCAGATCGAGGACAAGCTGAACGACGCCGTCAAGGCGGCGATGACCAAGAAGGGCGTCTCGATCCTGATCTCGCCCGACGCGATCCTCGCGGTCAACGGCGGCGCCTACAATCTCAACCAGGACATCCTGAACGAGCTGAACACGGCGATCCCCTCGGCGCAGCTCGTGCCGCCCGCCGGCTGGGAACCGCGCCAGGTTCGCGAACAGCGCGCGCAGGCCGCCGCTGCTCAGGGCCAGGCTGCTCCGGCTGCCGGCGCCCCCGCGACGCAGCCCTCGGGCCGCTGA